One Scomber scombrus chromosome 23, fScoSco1.1, whole genome shotgun sequence genomic window, ATTTTTGGCACAGAAGGGGACAAGCTAAAAAGGTACGCTGCTGAACGAGGCTGGGGCACTTCAGACAGGCTGTATTTCATTAATGAGTGCATCGATTTTAACAAGTCTATTATGCGTCAGTTCATCCTTAATGATTGGATAATCTCTTACTTGACAAGCTAGGTATTTGTCGAAAGGCTCTATTAAAGTATTTGAATCAATTCAGGCGGTCACATTGATTAGGTGTTTAAGCGCTGGGCATGACTTCGAGCACAATTtctgcacaattttttttttattgaaaacatgTTCGACAATATACAGGTACATGTAGACGTTTTACGCTGACTGTCCTATTAACAGTTACTTTATATATTTGTCTAACGTCTTTTCAGTTTAGATTTTCACAGGAACGCCACATggtggtttggtttggtttgcgTTTGTGATAAAGGTCAACATGATGGAACCAACGTGCAGATTGGATTTAGTACCAAACattcagttcagttaaatcTAAAGTCACAGGTATCGCCTACAAAATGCTGCTGATTCAGCTTTCCAAAGGTCACACACAATACCAGTACACTAATTATTCAAACGTAAaagttcaaattaaaaaaataaacaaaaaacgcCTTACTTGGACGTCAAGTATTAAAATTCTAAAGCACATTGACAAACTGAACAATCAAGAGGGAAAAATACGAGTGTAAAAACTGtcccaaaataataaaaacaaaaacagacgtGGACGTCGGCATTTCAGCTCCTCCTGTGAGCATCGCAGGGGAACGTTAACGCGCTCAGCCACAGACAGGAAGAGGATAGCGTCACGTGCATCAGGAGGAGGCGAGCGGCGACGCAGTCGAACGACGATCCTGAAAGAAGAGCACATGACACAAATGAACTGTCTGCAACTGCTGATGCAAAGCACGCTGTTCCATCTTTATCATGtatatgctgtttttaaaatcgGCTTCCTTATGCTGAGTCCCCTTCTTCAGTCACAGAGATTCCAGACGTACATTATCAGAGTAGCACCTCATACGCATGCCTTCTCACAAGATCTGGAGCGTGCGGGACAAGTCAAAGGCTGCCTCTGCCCTCACAGGGACGAATTTCAGTAAAGATATGAACACCAGTCTACCTCAGACCTATCCTCACCTTGACTTCACATGCCGGGGGCTTGCTTAATAAGCGTAGCGTGCAGGCGGTGGCGGAGGCAGCCGGTCTGCGTAGGGGTCCCTGGCTCGAGGAACTCCGTATGCCGGGACCCGGGGGACGGGAGAGAGACGGGAGCGCTCGTAGGAGTAGCCGttaccagcagggggcattggcGTGCTAGGCGCCCTCCTGAGGGGACTACGGTCTCGGGCATAGTACGAGgacggaggaggagggagaggccGACGCTCGTACGGGTCGAGCGGCGAGGTCATAAGGCGGTCTCGCACGACGGCtgaagggggagggggaggaggaggagcaccAGCACGTTGGTCCTCGTAGGAGGCGATGCCATAAGGACGGGCTCTGTACTTCTCATAGTAATCTACCACGCCATATCTGTCCCTCTCACCCTCATAGGGTCGTTCAGGGTAAACGGCTCGCCTGGGGGGAGGGGGCGGTAGAGGAGGGGCGGGGTAACCTGGGGGTATGTGGCTGATGCGGCCTCTCAGGTAGCTAGGAGGTGGTGGCTCATGCCTTTCTCCTGGATAGCGTGGGGGCCAATAGCCTGCCCTGtctgggggaggaggggggtagTCGTCCCGTTCGTCATGTCTGGGACGGCTCTTGGAAATCTGCACATGGATGCGTTTGCCTAAATGCAAAAAGAagatacacaaattaaaacaatctgGATTAAAATCAAACTGCCAACACTAAACATTTCCTTATTTAACATGCTGGCTCTTTCTGACCTTGGAATTCTGTGTTGTCCAGTCCCTTGATGGCATCCATGGCCTCATCAGAGTTGGACATGTGTACGAAAGCAAAATTCTTGACAACAGCACACTCTGTGACCGTGCCGTACTCCTCGAAAAGAGACCGCAGCTCGTCGTCAGATCCCTTTTCGACATTTGCAACGTGCAGTTTGACAGATCCCTGGTTCTTCCCGTGGCTGGCCTCGACGTTGATCGGTGTGCCGTGTAGCTTGAAGAGGTGCAGGTTCTTGATGGCTTTGGTGGCAGCCTTGCGGTCATCCATGTGGACGAAGGCGTAGTTCTTGATGATGGCACACTCTGTGACTGTGCCGTACTGGGTGAACAGAGCCTTGATCTCATCCTGGTCTGCCTCCCGAGGCAAATTCCCAACAAAAATCTTCACCATTATTAAAGATCTGTTTCAAAATATAGTGAAGAAAATCGGGGCACACAGGGATGGGGACAAGAGGAAAACTCTCATTAGAATTATAAGGCATAGATCCTTTTATGTTACATACTTGCAAGTTTTATAATGACATacttatcattattttttttgcttatttaatAGTTTGAGGATTGTTATGATCAAGATGTAAAGTTATGTATTTTAACATGCTAATTATCTTctatttggggaaaaaaacctttcaTTCACAAATTATGCATAGGAAAgtattttacatacatatttaaacatatcCGGAGGAAATCTTTACGTATACTTGCTCAGATACGTAGCAACTGCGTATTAACCGGCCTCTTTATCAATACAAAATGGCTGACATTAGTTTAACGCAGCAAGTCAACAAATATGTCGTTAGGCATTTTGACACATATTAACGAACGTATTTTAACGCGTTTCTGTCTACTTTTCTCCTCTCATAACTCGACAGCATGGCTTTTTAAACAGCTCTATGGTTTCAAAGCAACTCTCTAAACTCCGTTAGCCGTTAGCCAAAGTTAGCTTGCTCGTCGAGCCGCACTGTTAACAAAGCGCCGGTCTCCAtgttaacacacaaacacgaaGCAGGCGAATAAACACTCATGCTATCTGTACGTCATTCCCGCCGTTAAGGGTGCAGTTAATAATACATATCTATATACCGGCGTATGAATTTTGGTTACCTTTTCACGGAGCGGCCTCTACAAAAAAATTCAACCCCCTTTCGAGAGCTTTCCTTTCACGGATGTATCAAGAGCCTCAGCTAATTTCcgctttttttccttctccttttcttctttgtttgccCCTCTTTGCAAACTCAGAGCCACACCGCCACCTACTGCCAGGAGGGGGCAGTGTCCATTATCAGCTTCATGCCTACACAACTAACTATtatttataaacattttaaactatgTGATAACTGTATGGGTTTATCATATTCTTTATGGCTGGAGgagtttaaaatgataccaTACACTATCACGCGTTGTCTCCGCTTGCCTGAAACCCCCTTCCAGCGTATTCGttagtttttgttatgttttattgaacatttaaaacctgaCTCCATGTTTGGTAGCAATTCACCTGTCTCATATTCATTTACCAATTACGTCATTTTATTTGCTTGACTCAATCCTACCAGGTATAGTTACAGGTAAGGGAATGTAGTAATTAGACCGCAGTAAAGGACTTCTTCCTGGATTAATGTGTAACAGCTTCCTTTTACAACAGAGCTTTAATTTCCGGCATTGTCGTATCCCtggcatagactgtatataagaaatccCTGGtcaattatatatataagtgAAAGGAAACTAAAAAAAGTATCTCAAGTTGCATCAGCGGGGAATTTTCAGGGCCCCAATGTTGCATTAAGGTGCTCATCTAAAAGTCGTATTTTAAAGTAGTCCAATCCACTCGTGTaatatttgtgtgcatttgtgttagAAGTGAAAGTGACAAATTACCTAGATAGACTGACTAGGTAGATTCATATAACAGTCTACATACTAATATATACACAGCTTTTTTGTTACCAATTAGTGAACATAACTTCTTATCCTTTCCTGTCTATTACTAGCCTGCTGCTTGTTTCTTTGCCAGGAAACTGTGTGCAATCGCTAAATGCACTTTATACATCATTATCTATGCACTTTAAATGATGagtttttatgtatgtgtgtgtgcatgggtatgtgtgtatgtatgtatatgtgtatatattttatctattttttcttttatttaagtatgagatgtgtgtgtgagtgatgacCGAGGATGGAGCTGTTTTAAATTTCGTTGTATTGACCgcaatgcaatgacaataaagacaattcaattcaattcaattcaattcaattcttTCATCCACACATTTAGAATCGTGATGTTTCCGAGTTTGCTCTTGAATGCAGCACTATTACCACAAGATCTTATGAGGGTGACGAAACCCAACTcaggaggagagaagacaaCAGCCTACACAAAGTAATAGTCTTCCTGTTTGCACTCCGAGCGCTATCACTGTTAGTTTGCTCCCACTGAGAGTTACACCCTGTATTTGATGCAGCTTTCCAGTGGACTTTGCAGTAAAACAACATATCAAACATTCTTCATATTAAGGTAAGGCACACTAATCTAACAGCATGaatttgttgttttactttacttttgttGAATGGTATACCACCCCATACATTGTATTCTGATGGGATTTTTTGTTTACTATCCCAGCAACCATTCATCACTGAAGATCATCCCTCTGCTCATTTCATCAGCAGCTTTTTATCATGACGACTGTGTCCCAGACaatagagacagaggaggatcTCCTGACTTGTCTCCATATCAAGCTCTACCATCCTCAGCAAGCTTCCCGGGGCTTTTACACTCTGCTTCCTCTGGGGAACAAGAGCAGGCATTCAGCTGAGGACCCCCTCAGGTTGGGCCGTGATGACCAGGCTTGCACCTTTGCCCTGGTCGACCCCCGAGTTTCCCGTAAACACCTGGCCTTCTTTGCCTACCGCACACCTCAGACCCCCGACATGTTGTTCACCATCCAGAACCTGACCCAGAAAGGACGACTGTCAGTAAACGGCTCAGTGCTGAATTACCTGGAGAGGATGGATCTCCCGGACAAGGCCCTGATCAGGTTTGGAGAGTATGAGATGCTGATCGTCCGTGAGTCCGGTGAGGCGAAAGGAAGCTTTGAGGTGGAGTTCGAGGTGCTGGCAGTGCCTCCATCCAGGGagacatgcatgtgtgtgcctaGTACAACTCCTGTCATGGATACAGGTTCACATGTGATGAACGGTGTCCCTGCTGAACTCAGGTCCCAAGACCCCTTGGAGACTGATGAGACTCTCATTTGTTATTCATGAC contains:
- the tifa gene encoding TRAF-interacting protein with FHA domain-containing protein A is translated as MTTVSQTIETEEDLLTCLHIKLYHPQQASRGFYTLLPLGNKSRHSAEDPLRLGRDDQACTFALVDPRVSRKHLAFFAYRTPQTPDMLFTIQNLTQKGRLSVNGSVLNYLERMDLPDKALIRFGEYEMLIVRESGEAKGSFEVEFEVLAVPPSRETCMCVPSTTPVMDTGSHVMNGVPAELRSQDPLETDETLICYS
- the LOC134006002 gene encoding RNA-binding protein 4B-like, with protein sequence MVKIFVGNLPREADQDEIKALFTQYGTVTECAIIKNYAFVHMDDRKAATKAIKNLHLFKLHGTPINVEASHGKNQGSVKLHVANVEKGSDDELRSLFEEYGTVTECAVVKNFAFVHMSNSDEAMDAIKGLDNTEFQGKRIHVQISKSRPRHDERDDYPPPPPDRAGYWPPRYPGERHEPPPPSYLRGRISHIPPGYPAPPLPPPPPRRAVYPERPYEGERDRYGVVDYYEKYRARPYGIASYEDQRAGAPPPPPPPSAVVRDRLMTSPLDPYERRPLPPPPSSYYARDRSPLRRAPSTPMPPAGNGYSYERSRLSPVPRVPAYGVPRARDPYADRLPPPPPARYAY